The Falsibacillus albus genome includes the window CTTTCGCACCCCTAGTGGAAAATTACGTATGAAATTTTACATGACCCATCTTACAGGAAACACATGAGAATGACAAGTAAGAAAAAACGTCATTTTTTGCCCTTACCCGATATTTACTCGATTCCTCATATTTTCCCCCGAATTGTTCATCCTAAAAAAATAAGTGTTTTTGAATAGGAGGAAAATCAGTATGTCCGACAACAAATTTGTAGTGCTTCTCATGATGACCATCATCGGAACCATCATGACCACCATTTACAGTGCCATCATCATCTCAAAGAATAATGCAATCCTGGAACAGACAAATAAACCGGAAGAAAAGAAATAAAAGGAGGGCCTGCAGCAAGCAGATCTATCCCCTCGGCCCCCAAAGCATGACGGATACCCCCGCTAGACAAATCAAGGCACCGAGCCAATCATAAAGGTCTGGTGTCTTTTTATCGATTCCCCATCCCCACAATACAGAGAGGATGATAAATACCCCACCGTACGCTGCGTACACCCTCCCAAAGGTCGGGAAGCTTTGAAAAGTTGGAATGATGCCGTATAGAACCAAGATAAGGCTTCCGATTATGCCATACCAAATCGGATGGCCTTCCCTGAGCCATAACCAAACCATGTAGCCGCCGCCGATTTCTGCCAAACCTGCGAGAATAAACAGTGTGAATGTCATCACCAACACTCCAATCACAAAATAAAGACAAAATAAAAAGCTTGGATTCAGTGTCCAAGCAAAATCACAGACGATTCCTATACAACTAGTAATCTACTTATAAAAATGGTTTGATGATAATCGGATATTTTTGGATGATGCTTTGGGCATTTTCCATCACAACCCGAATCATTACACAAAACTTCTTATGATCCGATGCTTTTTCCTCGATGTTTTCAGGAATGTTCAGCACAAACGAAAATGTTCCTGTTTTATCCGGGGAACAATCATGTGAACAAAAAACAGATCGACTA containing:
- a CDS encoding YnfA family protein, whose protein sequence is MTFTLFILAGLAEIGGGYMVWLWLREGHPIWYGIIGSLILVLYGIIPTFQSFPTFGRVYAAYGGVFIILSVLWGWGIDKKTPDLYDWLGALICLAGVSVMLWGPRG